Proteins encoded in a region of the Stieleria neptunia genome:
- a CDS encoding cofactor-independent phosphoglycerate mutase, protein MKYVIVIPDGCADEPIEALGGKTPLQAAALPAMDRVAASGASALSNNTPAHFPAGSEVANLCLFGYDPDQYFTGRAPLEAAASGITLGKHDFAVRCNLVTIEDQIMVDFTADHISTEESRQLLAAAGEALLGSEGGRFEFVPGVSYRNLLIYRGDENTPPPFSSETRSTAPHDLTDLSVTDDFPRGPGSDLLVRLMNGSADVFADHPVNQARRAAGKRPATHVWLWGLGGAPSMPTFEERFGVRGTMITAVDLLRGIAALAGWPRIEVEGATGYLDTDYAAKGAAAIQALQQYDLVCVHIEAPDEASHEGRHDAKIEALEQIDRHIVGPLAEALAGYGDHRILVTPDHPTFCSTKKHTHGMVPLVMAGTGIESDSQTTYDEIAAAASGRRFDHGWDLMDAFICR, encoded by the coding sequence ATGAAATATGTCATCGTCATCCCGGACGGATGCGCGGACGAACCGATCGAGGCGTTGGGCGGAAAAACACCACTACAGGCGGCAGCGCTTCCGGCGATGGACCGGGTCGCGGCGAGCGGGGCGAGTGCCCTGTCCAACAACACGCCGGCACACTTTCCCGCGGGCAGCGAAGTGGCCAATTTGTGCTTGTTCGGCTACGACCCGGACCAGTACTTCACCGGACGGGCGCCGTTGGAAGCGGCCGCCAGCGGGATCACATTGGGGAAGCATGATTTTGCCGTCCGCTGCAACCTGGTGACGATCGAAGACCAGATCATGGTGGACTTCACCGCCGATCACATCAGCACCGAGGAATCTCGGCAACTGCTGGCCGCCGCCGGCGAGGCCCTGCTGGGGTCCGAAGGCGGTCGTTTTGAGTTTGTCCCCGGCGTCAGCTATCGGAATCTGTTGATCTACCGCGGCGACGAAAACACGCCGCCGCCGTTTTCGTCCGAGACGCGTTCGACCGCGCCCCACGATCTGACCGATTTGTCCGTCACCGACGATTTCCCGCGCGGGCCCGGCAGCGATCTGCTGGTCCGGTTGATGAATGGTTCGGCCGACGTGTTCGCCGATCATCCGGTCAACCAGGCCCGACGGGCCGCCGGCAAACGCCCCGCGACGCACGTCTGGTTGTGGGGCCTGGGCGGGGCTCCGTCGATGCCCACCTTCGAAGAACGGTTTGGCGTTCGCGGCACGATGATCACGGCAGTGGATCTGTTGCGCGGGATCGCGGCGCTGGCCGGATGGCCGCGGATCGAAGTCGAAGGGGCGACCGGTTACCTGGACACCGATTACGCGGCCAAGGGTGCCGCGGCGATCCAGGCACTGCAACAGTACGACCTGGTCTGCGTGCACATCGAAGCCCCCGACGAAGCATCCCACGAAGGGCGTCACGACGCAAAGATCGAAGCGCTCGAGCAAATCGATCGCCACATCGTCGGGCCACTCGCCGAGGCGCTTGCGGGATACGGTGACCACCGGATTCTGGTCACTCCGGATCACCCGACGTTTTGCAGTACCAAAAAACACACCCACGGCATGGTCCCGTTGGTCATGGCCGGGACGGGAATCGAATCGGATTCGCAAACGACCTATGACGAAATCGCAGCCGCAGCGTCTGGGCGTCGCTTCGACCACGGCTGGGATTTGATGGATGCGTTCATCTGCCGCTAG
- a CDS encoding pyridoxal phosphate-dependent aminotransferase: MHPWIADRTTTFDASGIRKVFDLAAKLKDPINLSIGQPDFEVPESVQDAAIDAIRGGKNAYSPTQGIGPLRSALQQEIDSRYGHDDREVFVCSGTSGGLMLSMLSMINPGDEVIYLDPFFVMYPALLKMCGGVAVPIDSYPSFQLDPDAIAAAVTPKTKMILLNSPANPTGVTATAEQLEAVARLAAEKNIALISDEIYSRFHYDDAFVSPAQFNPDTIVIDGFSKSHAMTGWRVGYVHGPGEVIATMLKIQQYSFVCSPQPAQWGALRAMEVNLQGHIDDYLNKRDLICDGLADRFEFTRPGGAFYLFPKAPGDAGGEAFVHKAIERGLLIIPGKIFSARDSHFRISFAASDETIAKGVALLNQLADEA, from the coding sequence ATGCATCCTTGGATCGCCGACCGAACCACGACCTTTGACGCCAGCGGGATTCGTAAAGTCTTTGACTTGGCGGCCAAGCTGAAGGATCCGATCAATCTTTCGATCGGGCAACCCGACTTTGAGGTTCCGGAGTCGGTCCAGGATGCGGCGATCGATGCGATCCGTGGCGGCAAGAACGCCTACTCGCCGACACAGGGCATCGGGCCGTTGCGGTCGGCACTGCAACAAGAAATCGACTCGCGGTACGGCCACGACGACCGCGAGGTGTTCGTCTGCAGCGGCACCAGCGGCGGGCTGATGCTGTCGATGCTGTCGATGATCAATCCGGGGGACGAAGTGATTTACTTGGACCCGTTCTTTGTGATGTACCCGGCGCTGTTGAAGATGTGCGGCGGGGTCGCGGTGCCGATCGATTCGTACCCCAGTTTCCAGCTCGATCCCGACGCGATCGCGGCGGCGGTGACGCCCAAGACGAAGATGATTCTGCTCAACAGCCCGGCCAACCCGACGGGGGTCACGGCGACGGCCGAGCAGCTCGAAGCGGTCGCCCGATTGGCGGCGGAGAAGAACATCGCGTTGATTTCCGACGAGATTTACTCGCGGTTTCATTACGACGACGCCTTCGTGTCACCGGCCCAGTTCAACCCGGACACGATCGTGATCGACGGGTTCAGCAAAAGCCACGCGATGACCGGTTGGCGCGTCGGTTACGTCCACGGCCCCGGCGAAGTGATTGCGACGATGCTGAAAATCCAACAGTACTCATTCGTCTGCTCGCCCCAACCGGCCCAGTGGGGTGCCTTGCGTGCGATGGAAGTCAACCTGCAAGGCCACATCGATGACTATCTGAACAAGCGCGATTTGATCTGCGACGGATTGGCCGACCGATTCGAATTCACGCGTCCCGGTGGTGCGTTTTATCTGTTCCCCAAGGCGCCCGGCGACGCGGGCGGCGAAGCGTTCGTCCACAAGGCGATCGAGCGGGGCTTGCTGATCATTCCGGGCAAGATTTTTAGCGCCCGAGACAGCCATTTCCGGATCAGTTTCGCGGCCTCGGACGAAACCATCGCCAAGGGCGTCGCGCTGCTGAATCAATTGGCAGACGAGGCCTAG
- a CDS encoding aspartate kinase, with the protein MSLIVQKFGGTSVADVEKIRAAARKAIRAQRQGHRVVMVVSAMGKNTDRLLELAQEVGPNPPAREMDMLLSTGEQVSVALVAMAINALGSEAVSLTGGQIGMQTDSSFSKARIRSISTERIERLLDEGKIVVAAGFQGIDNDLNITTLGRGGSDTTAVALAAVLKADACEIYTDVDGVYTTDPRLLPEARRVDVISYDEMLELASLGASVMHNRSIEFAKKFGVPIHVRSSFSDTEGTMIVTEQESGTAPVSGAAMTPDEARVTVLGVPDVPGMSLQIFSAIAEKKIAVDMVVQNIGDGGKADVSFTVRRDDLQATLLALAPVIEAIGVEGVTHDDHVSKISVVGANMPDQAGVASEMFRALAGAGVNIQMITTSEIKISALVPRDQASIALRAVHEGFKLHEKPDDAKSWSQIKADREAGVEVETLISRLRDDALEALTLTGISVLDHQARVTLMGVPDRPGIAADMFERIGAAGISVDMIVQGYDGEDGSTSVSFTVPQDALEASLKVAEAIAASHGMRGVQGVREIAKVTVSGIGLRSHTHVATLLFETLASADINVDMISTSELQVNAVISSDAADTAKRGLEKVFAGSLG; encoded by the coding sequence ATGTCTCTGATTGTTCAAAAATTCGGCGGAACAAGTGTCGCCGATGTCGAAAAGATCCGCGCCGCGGCGCGCAAAGCCATTCGTGCCCAACGCCAAGGCCATCGTGTCGTGATGGTCGTCAGCGCGATGGGAAAGAACACCGACCGGTTGTTGGAATTGGCGCAAGAAGTCGGCCCCAATCCGCCGGCACGTGAAATGGACATGTTGCTCAGCACCGGCGAACAGGTCAGCGTCGCCCTGGTCGCCATGGCCATCAACGCGCTCGGCAGCGAAGCGGTCAGTTTGACCGGCGGTCAGATCGGGATGCAAACCGACAGCAGTTTCAGCAAAGCTCGCATCCGTTCGATCTCCACCGAACGCATCGAACGCCTGTTGGACGAAGGCAAGATTGTCGTGGCCGCCGGATTCCAGGGGATCGACAATGACCTGAACATCACCACGCTCGGACGCGGCGGCAGCGACACGACCGCGGTCGCGCTGGCCGCGGTGCTGAAAGCCGACGCCTGCGAAATCTACACCGACGTGGACGGTGTCTACACGACCGACCCGAGACTGCTGCCCGAAGCTCGTCGCGTCGATGTGATCAGCTATGACGAGATGCTGGAACTGGCCAGCCTGGGCGCCAGCGTGATGCACAATCGCAGCATCGAATTCGCCAAAAAATTCGGTGTCCCGATTCACGTCCGCAGCAGTTTCTCGGACACCGAAGGGACGATGATCGTCACCGAGCAGGAGTCCGGGACCGCGCCGGTCAGCGGAGCCGCGATGACCCCCGACGAAGCCCGTGTGACGGTCTTGGGGGTTCCCGATGTTCCCGGCATGAGCTTGCAGATCTTTTCGGCGATCGCGGAGAAAAAGATCGCCGTGGACATGGTGGTCCAAAACATCGGGGACGGCGGCAAGGCGGACGTTTCCTTCACCGTCCGACGCGATGACCTGCAGGCAACCCTGTTGGCGCTCGCGCCGGTCATCGAGGCGATCGGTGTGGAAGGCGTGACCCACGATGATCACGTCAGCAAAATCTCCGTCGTCGGGGCCAACATGCCCGACCAAGCCGGTGTGGCCAGCGAAATGTTTCGCGCATTGGCCGGGGCGGGCGTGAACATCCAGATGATCACCACCAGCGAAATCAAAATCAGTGCGTTGGTGCCGCGTGACCAGGCATCGATCGCGCTCCGCGCCGTCCATGAAGGATTTAAACTGCACGAGAAACCCGATGACGCCAAATCGTGGAGCCAGATCAAGGCCGACCGGGAAGCAGGCGTCGAAGTGGAAACGTTGATCAGCCGGCTCCGCGATGATGCCCTCGAAGCGTTGACGTTGACCGGTATCTCCGTGCTCGATCACCAAGCTCGGGTGACGTTGATGGGGGTCCCCGACCGACCGGGGATCGCGGCGGACATGTTCGAACGCATCGGCGCGGCCGGTATCTCGGTCGACATGATCGTCCAGGGATATGACGGCGAAGACGGATCGACCAGCGTCAGCTTTACCGTCCCCCAGGACGCGCTGGAGGCGAGTCTGAAAGTCGCCGAAGCCATCGCGGCCTCACACGGCATGCGCGGCGTTCAAGGCGTCCGCGAAATCGCCAAAGTCACCGTCAGTGGGATCGGACTGCGCAGCCACACCCATGTCGCCACGCTGCTGTTCGAAACGCTGGCCAGCGCGGACATCAACGTCGACATGATCAGCACCAGCGAATTGCAAGTCAACGCCGTGATCAGCAGCGACGCCGCCGACACCGCCAAACGCGGATTGGAAAAGGTCTTCGCCGGATCGCTGGGGTAG
- a CDS encoding DUF4416 family protein, producing MAEVLYVEPVIRFCAVISGDALVRRRAIEHLENHWGEIFHQSGPLPFEAGGYYAESMGERLQKELIGFRQPRDAAELADWKHWTNTVETQFAAADSAADSGPTRPLNLDPGYITQAKLVLATTKDRDHRVYLRDGMFGEITLTYTAKRWVHHRWTYPDYRTAAVAEFATACRNHLRAFLQGGMGFRQRG from the coding sequence GTGGCCGAGGTGCTATACGTAGAACCGGTGATTCGGTTTTGTGCGGTGATTTCTGGCGACGCCCTGGTTCGGCGACGGGCGATCGAGCACCTGGAAAACCACTGGGGCGAGATTTTCCATCAATCCGGCCCCCTGCCGTTCGAAGCCGGCGGCTACTACGCCGAATCGATGGGCGAGCGACTGCAAAAAGAACTGATCGGATTTCGCCAGCCCCGCGACGCAGCCGAACTGGCCGACTGGAAACATTGGACCAACACGGTGGAAACGCAGTTCGCCGCAGCCGATTCCGCAGCGGATTCCGGACCGACACGCCCGCTGAATCTGGATCCCGGCTACATCACCCAAGCCAAACTGGTCCTGGCGACGACCAAGGACCGCGATCATCGCGTTTACCTGCGCGACGGGATGTTCGGCGAGATCACGCTGACCTACACGGCCAAACGATGGGTGCACCATCGCTGGACCTACCCCGACTACCGGACCGCCGCAGTGGCCGAGTTCGCGACCGCCTGCCGCAACCACCTGCGAGCATTCTTGCAAGGCGGTATGGGTTTTCGGCAGCGCGGATGA
- a CDS encoding XylR family transcriptional regulator: protein MPVPPSNAASNGLPKHGASQAVKVAGSGHARPKVLLLVETTMAFGRSVLEGISRYRIERQPWSVQLDLRELMAGPPAWFRSWDGDGIITRDTTPEMIEIIRETGIPTVNLGDIRDDQTLPSVINDHEAIGRLAASHLADKGIEHFAFAGFSDHHWSSQRLTGFLAGLAERGVEDPQRVHVHQSGWSSASQGGWQQQQDQIVAWVKSLPRPIGILACNDFRGQHILEACQTAKVSVPDEIAVLGVDNDHVLCDFCDPPLSSIIPAAERIGYQAAVMLDQMMRGQTPDKLHVQIAPLGIAERLSTDVMAIDDEDVAAAIQMIRFRACEGLTVSDILAEVPIARSSLERRFRQYLGRSPQAEIRRVQIKRACQLLRDTELSLVKISRLTGFKHAEYFSVVFKREVKQTPGRYRDASRAKARKPFG from the coding sequence ATGCCCGTCCCGCCTTCCAACGCCGCCTCAAACGGCCTCCCCAAGCACGGGGCTTCTCAAGCCGTCAAGGTAGCGGGCAGCGGCCACGCACGCCCCAAGGTGTTGTTGTTGGTCGAAACGACGATGGCGTTCGGACGCAGCGTGTTGGAAGGGATCAGCCGTTACCGGATCGAACGACAACCCTGGTCGGTGCAACTGGACTTGCGTGAGCTGATGGCCGGACCGCCGGCCTGGTTTCGGTCCTGGGATGGCGACGGCATCATCACCCGTGACACGACGCCCGAGATGATCGAGATCATCCGCGAGACCGGGATTCCGACGGTCAATCTGGGCGACATTCGAGACGACCAAACCCTGCCTTCGGTGATCAACGATCATGAAGCGATCGGCCGACTCGCCGCATCGCATCTGGCCGACAAGGGCATCGAACATTTCGCGTTTGCGGGATTCAGCGACCACCATTGGTCGTCCCAGCGGCTGACCGGATTCCTCGCCGGACTTGCCGAACGTGGCGTCGAGGATCCGCAGCGCGTGCACGTGCATCAATCCGGTTGGTCATCGGCCAGCCAGGGCGGATGGCAACAGCAGCAAGACCAGATCGTTGCCTGGGTTAAAAGTCTGCCGCGTCCGATCGGCATTCTGGCCTGCAACGACTTTCGCGGACAACACATCCTGGAAGCCTGCCAAACGGCCAAGGTGTCGGTGCCCGATGAGATCGCAGTGCTGGGCGTCGACAACGATCATGTCCTGTGCGATTTCTGTGACCCGCCGCTTTCGAGCATCATTCCGGCGGCCGAACGCATTGGCTATCAAGCGGCGGTGATGCTAGACCAAATGATGCGCGGGCAAACGCCGGATAAGCTGCATGTCCAGATCGCACCGCTGGGGATCGCCGAGCGATTGAGTACCGACGTGATGGCGATCGACGATGAAGACGTGGCCGCGGCGATTCAAATGATTCGTTTCCGGGCCTGCGAAGGATTGACGGTCTCGGACATTTTGGCCGAGGTTCCGATCGCGCGGAGCAGTTTGGAACGTCGCTTTCGTCAATACCTGGGACGTTCACCCCAAGCGGAAATCCGACGCGTCCAGATCAAACGCGCCTGCCAGTTGCTGCGTGACACCGAGCTGAGTCTGGTCAAGATCTCGCGGCTGACCGGTTTCAAGCACGCCGAGTACTTCAGTGTCGTCTTCAAACGCGAAGTCAAGCAGACGCCCGGCCGCTACCGCGACGCCAGCCGTGCGAAAGCGAGAAAACCGTTCGGATGA